The Vibrio marisflavi CECT 7928 region TTCTCAAACTCAAAACGAATGGAGCAGACATTCGACGTTCAGCGTGACCATATCTTGTTGATGAAGAATTTAAAGCGAATTCTCAAAGATGGTGGTACAGTCGTATTTTCCAATAACAAACGTCACTTCAAAATGGATGTCGATGGTCTATCTGAGCTAGGGCTTGATGCGAAAAATATCTCGAACAAAACGCTTCCGCTCGATTTTTCTAGAAACAAGCACATCCACAATTGTTGGGTAATTACACATAAATCGTGTTAACTCTATGGATAAAATGCTTACTTTGTACAGCACAGAAGGGTGCCATTTATGTGAAATGGCACTTGAACTGATTGATCAGCTTAATCTGCTACGGGCAACGGATGTCGTCGATATAGCATTTAACGATGAGCTATTTCAACGTTACGGCGTCACTATTCCAGTCATTGCATTCCAAGATACTGAGCTAAATTGGCCTTTCGACTTAAAACAACTACAACAATGGTTAGATAAACATGGCATTACTTACAATTCATAATGGCCAACTTGCTTTTGGCGATCATCCACTTCTTGATCATGCGGATTTTACTTTGCAAGAATCTGAGCGAGTTTGTTTGGTTGGAAGAAATGGGGCTGGAAAGTCAACATTAATGAAAGTTCTAGCAGGAGATATCCTGCTAGACGATGGCAAGTATCAAATCACACAAGATGTAGTCGTCTCTAGGCTAGAGCAGGATCCTCCAAGAAACGAAACTGCTTCAGTATTTGACTATGTCGCTGATGGCTTAGCTGAAGTGGGTGAGCAGCTAAAGATCTATCAAGATCTATTGGATCTTGTTGCTGAGGATCCGACGGAGCAGAATATCCAAAAGCTAGCCAGAACTCAGGAGCAGCTAGAGCATGCAGGTGCTTGGCGATTTGAGGATAGAATCAAGAATATTCTGAGTGCACTCAAACTTGATGGGCACACAAAACTCAATGAACTCTCTGGAGGCTGGCAGCGAAAAGCAGCGTTAGCTAGAGCTCTCGTCTGTGATCCTGATGTTCTTCTACTTGATGAACCAACCAACCATTTAGATGTAAAGACAATTGAATGGCTAGAAGGCTTCCTTAAAGATTTTCGTGGTTCGATTATTTTTGTTTCCCACGATCGTACTTTTATCAAAGCAATGGCGACCAGAATTGTTGACTTAGACCGAGGCCAGTTGAACTCCTTCCCAGGAGACTACGCAAACTACCTGACAGAGAAAGAAGAACAACTTCGTGTTGAAGAGATGCAAAATGCAGAGTTTGATAAAAAGCTCGCGCAGGAAGAAGTTTGGATTCGCCAAGGTATTAAGGCGAGACGCACTCGTAACGAAGGTCGCGTACGAGCGTTGAAGAAACTCCGTGAAGAGCGCAGTGAGCGTCGTGAAGTTCAAGGTAAGGTTAACCTACAGATAGATGATGCGGTACGTTCAGGTAAAATTGTCTTCGAGGCAGAAAACCTCAACTATCAATACGAAAATCAGAATATCGTCTACAACTTTAGCTTCAACATTATGCGTGGCGATAGAATCGCTCTGATAGGTCCAAATGGATGCGGAAAAAGTACATTACTCAAAATATTACTTGGCGACTTAAAGCAAGATAGTGGCAAGTTGCATTGTGGCACCAAGCTTGAAATAGCGTATTTCGACCAATATCGAGAAGCCCTAGATCCTGAAAAGTCAGTTATCGATAACTTAGCAGATGGTAAACAGGAAGTGATGGTTGGCGGGCGGCAGCGTCATGCGCTGAGCTATTTGCAAGACTTCTTGTTCCCTCCTAAAAGAGCTCGTACACCAGTTAAAGCGTTATCCGGTGGCGAGAAAAATCGCTTATTGTTAGCGCGTATTTTTCTAAAGCAAAACAATTTATTGGTGCTAGATGAACCAACCAATGATTTAGATATCGAAACATTGGAACTTTTAGAGGATTTGCTTGCCAACTATCAGGGTACTTTGCTTTTGGTTAGTCACGATCGTGAGTTTGTGGACAATACGGTAACGACCAGTTGGATATTTGAAGGGAATGGCTTCATTGAAGAGTTTGTGGGTGGCTATCATGATGCCCAGCAACAACGCGAACAAGTTTTAAAGTCTCGTGACCAAGAAACGACAAAACCAGCAGCTGAAGTTAGCGTAGAAAAACCGAAACAAACGCTGTCGAACAAAAGCAGTAAACCGAAAAAGTTATCTTACAAATTACAGAGGGAACTCGAATCTCTACCTTCTCAATTAGAAGAGTTGGAAGAGCAGATAGATAATCTACAAATGCAAGTGAATGACGCTGATTTTTTCTCTCAGCCTGTCGATGTCACTCAACCAGTTTTAGATAAACTTTCTGCCACAGAGCAGGAATTAGAAATTGCCTTCGAGCGCTGGGAAGAGCTCGAAGCGATGCAACAGGAAAGTTAAAGATTAATGAGTAGTAAAATTTTTAAGCGTACCGCTATAGCAGCTTCACTGCTGGCCGTTTCACAAGCACATGCTGCGTTGTATCGTGTGGTGCAGGTTTCTCCAGAAGTGACTTCCGCAACTTCATATTCTTATGGGGATGCTATTCAGCCAGGGGACAATGGTTATGCACTAGGTTGTTTTGACTCTAGCGCTACTTGTGGTGATGGTTCGAGTTATGAGATGGCCTATGACACAAACTTATATACACCTGGAGGAGTAGGATATAGGGAAGAAGTGCCATTCGGAGTTGACAATCAGTTTCAATATATTGGCTCTGAATCAGATTTCGAAAGTTACTGCAATACGTATCTTGGTTATTCCTATTGTGATGGTTGGGCTAACTACCAATATAACCCTTGGGAAAATGAACAAAACAGCACTGTTAATGTGAGTGCTTATGTAGCCGTTGACAATATCAATACTCCTACCCCTACAAGTTATACTTCTTCAACCGGCAACACGGTGATAAATAGCTTATACGGAGCAGTACCAGCCACACCAACGGCTGTAGGAAATCAAAGTACATTTTCTGACGGGTTAAATTATAGAAATAAAGCTTTTAGCGAAAATTCGACTACAACAGATAACGCTATTAGTTCGTATGACCAAAGTAGAGCGTTCTTCAGTGATGGTACATATACAGTAGGCAGTGTTTCAACTGTAGATACTGCTAACAACAGCAATAATCATTTGCTTTCTTATTACTCTCAGCCGGCTATTTGGGACCCTAGTGCTAGTGGTACTGAAATAAAGGTATTCGACTTTCAAGATGGAGGTTCAAGTTATAAGGATAGCATGTTTGGGCAGGGTAGTATTCGTGGATTCGTGACAGATGGCTCTGCCTTGTACGCGGTCGGTTATGATACATATACATCAAGTCAATATATGCAAGCTACAATATTTAGTACGACAGATTATGTGACTAATGGAATAGATGGTGCGACTTGGACAGTCACCCCTGTTACTAACGCAACAGTATTAGACGACGGTAGCCGTGTTTATTGGCGTACTGTCGTAACTGCCATAAATAAGAACTTAGTCGCGATAGGCAATGCCAAACGCAGTGTTGCGCAAAATCAGGCTTATCCAAATCGAATGTTTGTCATTCCTGATGTATCTTCCTCGCCAACTGCAACATATCTCTCCACTGGGATATTCGCAAATAGTGTTGGAGGAAGTGCAAACGCAATCAATAGCTCCAATGAAATTGTTGGTCAAGTTGATGCAGAGAGTAACCAAGAAATTGATGGTAAAGCACGAAGACTAAGAGGCTTTATTGACCCATATAGTGGCACTGGTACCGACACTGACCGACGCAAGATTTTCAATAATCAAGCTTGGTTGCTTGATGATTTAACTAATGGTGATAATGGTAACGGTAACAACTATTCCACCGCAAATAATGCTTATCGAATCATCGATGCTACGGGTATCAATGATGATGGAGTGATTTCAGCGACAGCAATCAAATGTCTAGAGTCTGGTGGTTATGATGATGATGGTGAGTTTGCTACGTGCGGTGGTGGTAGTGGTGTAGAGGTTACGGTTGCCGTTAAGTTAGTACCAATCCCTGGCGCTAGCTATGCTAACAATAATATTGACCCAAGAGCAACGACCTATCCCAAAACTGAACGAAAAGGTGGCAGTGTAGGGTGGTTAGGTTTATCACTTCTGACTCTTCTAGGTTTGCAAAGAAGGCGCCGAACCTAATATCAATAGGTTAAATAACACACAATAGCACAGAATCACATTTTTGCTTCTGTGCTATTTTTATTGCTTGCTCCAGCGCATATTTTGATCAATTCTTAATGTTAGGGTCATAAAAGATCCGCATGGACGTAACACTTGTCAGTTGCGTTACAAAACATCAGGTATGAGGATGATACTATGAAGAGACAAAAGCGTGACCGTCTTGAAAGAGCACAATCCAAGGGTTATAAAGCTGGCTTGAACGGACGTTCTTCCGAGGCTTGCCCTTATCAGCAAATGGAGGCTCGCTCCTGTTGGTTAGGCGGTTGGCGTGATGCCAGAGTTGATTTACAAGCTGGTCTCTACAAATAAATTAAACACCTCTACAATTTGATTTAATATACTCAAGTCCTATAAGCCCCTATCCGGGGCTTTTCAACAAACCCATAACGCACTATAACTAAATTATTAGGTTAAAAATATAGCAGCGAATTTTCGCTGCTATA contains the following coding sequences:
- a CDS encoding ABC transporter ATP-binding protein, with translation MALLTIHNGQLAFGDHPLLDHADFTLQESERVCLVGRNGAGKSTLMKVLAGDILLDDGKYQITQDVVVSRLEQDPPRNETASVFDYVADGLAEVGEQLKIYQDLLDLVAEDPTEQNIQKLARTQEQLEHAGAWRFEDRIKNILSALKLDGHTKLNELSGGWQRKAALARALVCDPDVLLLDEPTNHLDVKTIEWLEGFLKDFRGSIIFVSHDRTFIKAMATRIVDLDRGQLNSFPGDYANYLTEKEEQLRVEEMQNAEFDKKLAQEEVWIRQGIKARRTRNEGRVRALKKLREERSERREVQGKVNLQIDDAVRSGKIVFEAENLNYQYENQNIVYNFSFNIMRGDRIALIGPNGCGKSTLLKILLGDLKQDSGKLHCGTKLEIAYFDQYREALDPEKSVIDNLADGKQEVMVGGRQRHALSYLQDFLFPPKRARTPVKALSGGEKNRLLLARIFLKQNNLLVLDEPTNDLDIETLELLEDLLANYQGTLLLVSHDREFVDNTVTTSWIFEGNGFIEEFVGGYHDAQQQREQVLKSRDQETTKPAAEVSVEKPKQTLSNKSSKPKKLSYKLQRELESLPSQLEELEEQIDNLQMQVNDADFFSQPVDVTQPVLDKLSATEQELEIAFERWEELEAMQQES
- the rmf gene encoding ribosome modulation factor, yielding MKRQKRDRLERAQSKGYKAGLNGRSSEACPYQQMEARSCWLGGWRDARVDLQAGLYK
- a CDS encoding DUF3466 family protein; translated protein: MSSKIFKRTAIAASLLAVSQAHAALYRVVQVSPEVTSATSYSYGDAIQPGDNGYALGCFDSSATCGDGSSYEMAYDTNLYTPGGVGYREEVPFGVDNQFQYIGSESDFESYCNTYLGYSYCDGWANYQYNPWENEQNSTVNVSAYVAVDNINTPTPTSYTSSTGNTVINSLYGAVPATPTAVGNQSTFSDGLNYRNKAFSENSTTTDNAISSYDQSRAFFSDGTYTVGSVSTVDTANNSNNHLLSYYSQPAIWDPSASGTEIKVFDFQDGGSSYKDSMFGQGSIRGFVTDGSALYAVGYDTYTSSQYMQATIFSTTDYVTNGIDGATWTVTPVTNATVLDDGSRVYWRTVVTAINKNLVAIGNAKRSVAQNQAYPNRMFVIPDVSSSPTATYLSTGIFANSVGGSANAINSSNEIVGQVDAESNQEIDGKARRLRGFIDPYSGTGTDTDRRKIFNNQAWLLDDLTNGDNGNGNNYSTANNAYRIIDATGINDDGVISATAIKCLESGGYDDDGEFATCGGGSGVEVTVAVKLVPIPGASYANNNIDPRATTYPKTERKGGSVGWLGLSLLTLLGLQRRRRT
- a CDS encoding glutaredoxin family protein — its product is MLTLYSTEGCHLCEMALELIDQLNLLRATDVVDIAFNDELFQRYGVTIPVIAFQDTELNWPFDLKQLQQWLDKHGITYNS